The nucleotide window CAACGGGAATCGGACGGAACAACCGATCGGCGTGAGCGGTCCCTGCCGGGCGCACGCGGGCGTGCCGCTCGGCCCGTTGTTCACGCCGTCGTCTGAGACGACAGCGCCATGCCCAGGGCCAAGACTCATGATGCGATCACACTGATCCTGGCGCCCCCGACCTTTCTCGGCGTCTATGCTGTGACCGGGAGCAGGGACCTGGCCCTGCTGACCACACTGGCCATGCTTTTTTCCGGCTTCATGTTCGGGCCCGATCTGGACATTGACAGCAAACAGTATGCCCGTTGGGGACCGTTTGGATTCCTCTGGTGGCCGTACCGGGTGATCTTTCGCCATCGCTCCCGACTCTCGCATGGCATTTTGCTCGGTACGGCGATCCGCGTGATCTACTTTATTGCTGTACTTATTGCCCTGCTTGGTGTGGGGATGTGGATCGTCCATCTCCTCCGGTGGCCGACTCTGCCGGAGGTGAGCTTTCAACAGGTTCTCCGGGAACTGTGGCAGATCGTCCGCACGGTGGAGCGTCGGTATCTCGTCGCCGCCTTTCTCGGTTTGTGGTGGGGAGCCGTGAGCCATACGTTGACGGATTGGCTGTGGGGGATCTGGACGAACACGAAACGAATTTTCTGATCCCCATTCCCGATGGTCCCCGCGACCTCCTCGCATCGCTTTCGCCTACTGGGCCGGCGCTGCGCAGATGGCCAATCTCGCTTCGCCGCCGGTGAGCGAGCTGAGGAAAAAGACCGTCTGGGAGGCGGTGAGGGCCGGAAGGGCGACCACGAAGGGAGATAGGATCTCTCCCGTAGGGAGCGTGATTTCGGGCGCGACGATCTGTCGGGTCGTCCTCGTGCGGCTGTCAAAGAGATAGAGTCCCGGCCGCTCCAGCGTCCCGCTGAAGAAAGCAACATCACCATTGGCATTAACGATGTGGCCGAGAGGCACAATCGTGAGCGTCTCGCCGCCCGCCGTGTCGCCACTGGCGACGAGTTTTTCCAGAGTTCCGCCAGGGCGAAGAGCGAAAATCCCCGCGTCCGGGCTGCCGTTAGGCGATGGGAGAATTCCGATGAAACTT belongs to Blastocatellia bacterium and includes:
- a CDS encoding metal-binding protein, with amino-acid sequence MPRAKTHDAITLILAPPTFLGVYAVTGSRDLALLTTLAMLFSGFMFGPDLDIDSKQYARWGPFGFLWWPYRVIFRHRSRLSHGILLGTAIRVIYFIAVLIALLGVGMWIVHLLRWPTLPEVSFQQVLRELWQIVRTVERRYLVAAFLGLWWGAVSHTLTDWLWGIWTNTKRIF